The Niastella koreensis GR20-10 genome includes a window with the following:
- a CDS encoding nucleoid-associated protein, whose protein sequence is MTGIDSVQLEQVIVHKVGNPSRGEELKLSANPLTLNDEMVRGLLTKYFLGPFNENESFHFTHLSDVNMNEVYTFVRKIFEERESFIEQSALLAQFLYSKSTHVKVKEGELYVVKFDNVPYEGDFIRAVGIFKSETKETFLKVFQHGPSWEVIQEEGVNINKLDKGCLIFHTNTNEGFKVSVVDATNKQNDAQYWVTDFLQVTPYADDYHNTDKYLSLCKSFITNEYPEKFDVSKSDQIDMLNRSMEYFKTKENFSIDEFTNEVIHHQEVVDTFMDYKKNFESARNFEIQDEFAIHVSAVKQQQRAFKTVLKLDKNFHIYIHGRRDLIEKGVDEMSGKKYYKLFFDEES, encoded by the coding sequence ATGACCGGAATTGATAGTGTACAGCTGGAACAGGTTATCGTTCATAAAGTGGGTAACCCTTCCCGGGGTGAGGAGCTAAAGCTTTCCGCTAATCCACTAACGCTGAACGATGAAATGGTACGAGGCCTGCTTACCAAATACTTCCTGGGACCATTTAATGAAAATGAGTCTTTTCACTTTACTCACCTCAGCGATGTAAATATGAACGAGGTGTACACTTTCGTCCGTAAGATCTTCGAAGAAAGGGAAAGTTTCATTGAGCAATCTGCTTTACTGGCGCAATTCCTGTACAGCAAATCAACTCACGTAAAAGTAAAAGAAGGCGAGTTGTATGTAGTGAAGTTCGATAATGTTCCTTATGAAGGTGATTTCATCCGGGCAGTTGGCATTTTCAAGTCAGAAACCAAAGAAACCTTTCTGAAAGTATTTCAACACGGCCCAAGCTGGGAAGTGATCCAGGAAGAAGGCGTGAACATCAATAAACTCGATAAAGGCTGCCTGATCTTTCACACCAACACCAACGAAGGATTTAAAGTAAGTGTGGTTGATGCTACCAATAAACAAAACGATGCGCAATACTGGGTTACCGATTTTTTACAGGTAACACCTTATGCTGATGACTATCACAATACAGATAAATACCTCAGCCTCTGCAAGAGTTTTATCACCAATGAATATCCTGAGAAATTCGATGTATCTAAAAGCGATCAGATAGATATGTTGAACCGCTCCATGGAATACTTTAAAACCAAGGAGAATTTCAGCATCGATGAGTTTACCAATGAGGTTATTCACCACCAGGAAGTGGTTGATACCTTCATGGATTATAAAAAGAACTTTGAATCGGCCCGCAACTTTGAGATCCAGGACGAGTTTGCCATTCACGTATCGGCAGTAAAACAACAACAACGGGCATTCAAAACCGTACTAAAACTCGATAAAAACTTTCACATCTACATCCATGGCCGCCGCGATCTTATAGAGAAAGGTGTTGATGAAATGAGCGGGAAGAAATACTATAAGTTGTTTTTTGATGAGGAAAGTTAA